One genomic window of Camelina sativa cultivar DH55 chromosome 5, Cs, whole genome shotgun sequence includes the following:
- the LOC104786347 gene encoding glutamate receptor 3.7-like, whose translation MMTHEYVWLATDWLSVTLDSSLSDKGTLKRLEGVVGLRQHIPESVKMQQFTHKLKSNISMNAYALHAYDTVWMIAYGIEKLLNEGVNITFSYSEKLLHAKGTKLHLEKIKFFNSGELLLEKLLKVNFTGIAGQVQFGSGRNVIGCDYEIINVDKTGVHTVGFWSKNGGFSVVPPKFRDSQNKTSLVSDEKLGDITWPGGGHGKPRGWVIADSADPLKIVIPRRVSFVEFVTEEKNSSHRIKGYCIDIFIEALKFVPYSVPYIFEPFGNGHSSPNYNQLIQMVTDGVYDAAVGDFAIVPSRSKLVDFSQPYASTGLVVVIPANDDNATWIFLRPFTIRLWCVVLVSFMVIAVVIWILEHRFNEDFRGPPRRQLVTMMLFSFSTLFKRNQEDTISNLARLVMIVWLFLLMVLTASYTANLTSILTVQQLPSAITGIDSLRASEVPIGYQAGTFTLEYLTYSLGMARSRLVPLDSPEEYEKALKLGPTNWGGVAAIVDELPYIELFLAERAGFKIVGEPFMHRGWGFAFKRDSPLAEDMSTAILKLSETRKLQEIRKKWLCKMNCAEKSDWNPEPNQLHLKSFKGLYLVCIAITVSAFLVFVLRMIRQFVRYRRMDRTCSTPRASWSASPTMRLRELVFDFVEFVDEKEEAIKRMFRSDDSNNNSNTSHVVEVQEADSEVPRN comes from the exons ATGATGACCCATGAATACGTGTGGCTCGCCACAGACTGGCTCTCAGTTACCTTAGATTCTTCTTTGAGTGACAAAGGTACTCTAAAACGTCTTGAAGGAGTAGTGGGGCTTCGTCAACACATCCCAGAATCAGTAAAGATGCAACAATTCACACATAAACTGAAGAGCAACATATCAATGAATGCCTACGCATTACATGCCTATGATACAGTGTGGATGATTGCATATGGAATCGAGAAGTTGCTAAATGAAGGAGTCAACATTACCTTTTCTTACTCCGAAAAATTACTTCATGCAAAAGGAACGAAACTGCACCTGGAGAAAATCAAGTTTTTCAACAGTGGGGAGCTACTACTTGAGAAACTTCTGAAGGTGAACTTCACTGGTATAGCCGGTCAAGTTCAGTTTGGTTCTGGCCGAAACGTCATCGGCTGTGACTACGAAATCATCAATGTTGACAAAACTGGTGTTCATACTGTGGGCTTTTGGTCAAAAAATGGTGGCTTTTCGGTTGTACCCCCAAAATTCCGAGATTCACAGAACAAGACTAGCTTAGTTTCTGATGAAAAACTTGGAGACATAACCTGGCCTGGTGGTGGCCATGGAAAGCCACGTGGTTGGGTCATTGCAGATTCTGCAGATCCATTGAAGATTGTTATCCCAAGAAGAGTGAGTTTTGTCGAGTTTGTGACCGAAGAAAAGAACAGTAGCCATCGCATCAAAGGATATTGCATCGACATCTTCATTGAAGCATTGAAGTTCGTCCCTTACAGTGTTCCTTACATATTTGAGCCATTCGGAAATGGCCATTCGAGTCCTAATTACAACCAGCTTATTCAAATGGTCACGGATGGC GTATATGATGCAGCTGTTGGGGATTTTGCAATAGTCCCAAGCCGGTCAAAATTAGTAGATTTCTCGCAGCCATATGCTTCCACAGGCCTTGTGGTGGTGATTCCAGCTAATGACGACAATGCGACTTGGATTTTTCTGAGACCCTTCACCATCCGGTTATGGTGCGTCGTTCTAGTTTCATTCATGGTTATTGCAGTAGTCATTTGGATCCTCGAACATCGCTTCAATGAAGATTTCAGAGGGCCACCCCGAAGACAACTCGTCACAATGATGTT GTTCAGCTTCTCAACTCTTTTCAAGAGAAACC AAGAAGATACGATAAGCAATCTAGCAAGACTAGTGATGATTGTATGGCTCTTTCTATTGATGGTTCTAACTGCTAGCTACACAGCAAACCTCACCTCAATCCTCACAGTTCAACAGCTTCCCTCTGCCATTACCGGAATCGATAGCTTGCGGGCAAGCGAGGTGCCTATCGGTTACCAGGCTGGGACGTTCACATTGGAGTATTTAACCTACAGTCTTGGCATGGCTCGGTCTAGACTGGTCCCACTTGACTCACCTGAGGAGTATGAAAAGGCTCTAAAGCTGGGGCCAACCAATTGGGGAGGTGTGGCTGCCATTGTCGACGAGCTCCCGTACATCGAACTGTTTCTAGCAGAACGAGCAGGCTTCAAGATTGTCGGAGAGCCCTTTATGCACCGTGGTTGGGGATTT GCGTTTAAGAGGGATTCTCCACTGGCAGAAGATATGTCAACAGCTATCTTGAAACTCTCTGAGACCAGGAAACTGCAAGAGATACGGAAAAAATGGTTATGCAAGATGAACTGCGCAGAGAAATCAGATTGGAACCCAGAGCCAAACCAGCTACATCTCAAGAGCTTCAAAGGGTTGTATCTTGTCTGCATTGCAATCACGGTCTCTGCGTTTTTGGTGTTTGTTCTCAGGATGATACGCCAGTTCGTGCGGTACAGACGGATGGATAGGACATGCTCTACTCCTCGCGCTTCTTGGTCGGCTTCTCCTACGATGCGGCTTAGAGAACTGGTGTTTGATTTTGTGGAGTTTGtggatgagaaagaagaagctatcAAGAGAATGTTCAGGAGTGATGACTCTAATAACAATAGCAACACATCTCATGTTGTGGAAGTCCAAGAAGCTGATTCTGAGGTACCACGAAATTGA
- the LOC104786348 gene encoding glutamate receptor 3.5-like isoform X3 → MGFFVMMRCCNSMGLMLLLCVFGFWVLPTKGAGGESFLNNSSLPSSINVGALFTYDSFIGRAAKPAFVAAIEEVNADQSILRNTKLNIVFQDSDCSGFVGTMRALQLMENKVVAAIGPQSSGLGHIISHVANELHVPLLSFAATDPTLSSLQFPYFLRTTQNDNFQMKAIADFVSYCRWREVVAIFVDDEYGRNGVSVLGDALAKKRAKISYKAAITPGAGNSSISGLLASVNLMESRIFVVHVNPDSGLNIFSVAKSLGMMGSGYVWITTDWLLTALDSMEPLDTKTMDLLQGVVAFRHYTPESEKKRQFQARWKNFRSKESSRSDDGFNSYALYAYDSVWLVARALDVFFSQGNTVTFSSDPNLKNTNDSNIKLSALDVFDEGERFLQTILEINYTGLTGKIEFDSEKDRINPAYDVLNIKSTGPQRVGYWSNHTGFSVVPPETLYSKHSNTSAKNQRLNEIIWPGEVIKAPRGWVFPDNGKPLIIGVPNRVSYKYYASKDNNSLGVKGYCIDIFEAAVQLLPYPVPRTYVLYGDGKRNPSYDNLIGEVNANSFDVAVGDVTIITNRTKFVDFTQPYMESGLVVVAPVKGAKSSPWSFLKPFTIEMWAVTGALFLFVGAVIWILEHRFNEEFRGPPRRQIITVFWFSFSTMFFSHRENTVSTLGS, encoded by the exons ATGGGTTTTTTCGTGATGATGAGATGTTGTAATTCCATGGGACTTATGCTCCTCCtatgtgtttttggtttctggGTTTTACCAACGAAAGGTGCTGGTGGAGAAAGTTTCTTAAATAACTCTTCTTTGCCAAGCTCTATCAACGTTGGAGCTCTGTTTACTTATGATTCTTTCATTGGAAGAGCGGCCAAACCCGCGTTTGTGGCTGCCATTGAAGAAGTTAATGCTGATCAGAGTATTCTCAGGAACACCAAACTCAATATCGTCTTCCAGGACTCAGACTGCAGCGGATTTGTTGGCACCATGAGAG CTTTGCAGCTAATGGAGAACAAAGTGGTTGCAGCCATTGGTCCACAATCTTCAGGACTTGGTCACATAATCTCCCATGTGGCTAATGAGCTCCATGTACCTCTCTTGTCATTTGCAGCAACAGACCCTACTCTTTCTTCGCTTCAGTTTCCTTATTTCCTTCGTACCACACAGAACGACAACTTCCAGATGAAAGCAATCGCGGATTTTGTATCCTATTGTCGGTGGAGAGAAGTTGTTGCGATCTTTGTGGATGATGAGTATGGTAGGAATGGGGTATCTGTTTTGGGTGATGCTTTAGCCAAGAAACGTGCCAAGATCTCTTACAAGGCTGCAATAACACCTGGTGCAGGTAATAGCTCAATCAGTGGCTTATTGGCTTCTGTTAATCTGATGGAATCTCGCATCTTTGTTGTTCATGTGAATCCTGATTCGGGTTTGAACATATTCTCTGTCGCCAAGTCTCTTGGAATGATGGGAAGTGGCTATGTCTGGATCACCACTGATTGGCTTCTTACAGCTTTGGATTCAATGGAACCGTTGGATACCAAAACTATGGATCTCTTGCAAGGAGTGGTTGCTTTTCGCCATTACACACCTGAGAGTGAAAAAAAGAGACAGTTTCAAGCAAGATGGAAAAACTTTAGATCCAAGGAGAGTTCAAGAAGTGATGATGGCTTTAATTCTTACGCGCTGTATGCTTATGATTCTGTTTGGTTAGTAGCTCGTGCTCTTGATGTTTTCTTCAGCCAAGGCAATACAGTGACTTTCTCTAGTGATCCTAATCTGAAAAATACCAACGACAGTAACATTAAGCTATCAGCACTTGACGTTTTCGATGAAGGGGAGAGGTTTTTACAGACCATTCTTGAGATAAACTATACAGGTCTGACCGGAAAAATCGAGTTTGATTCAGAGAAAGACAGGATTAATCCAGCGTACGATGTTCTAAACATAAAAAGTACAGGTCCACAGAGGGTTGGGTACTGGTCGAATCATACAGGTTTCTCAGTTGTGCCACCGGAGACATTATACTCTAAGCATTCAAACACATCTGCAAAAAACCAACGTCTCAATGAGATCATATGGCCAGGGGAAGTAATAAAGGCACCTCGGGGTTGGGTTTTCCCTGACAATGGAAAGCCGCTCATAATCGGGGTGCCTAACCGTGTGAGCTACAAATACTATGCTTCTAAGGACAATAACTCGCTTGGTGTTAAAGGCTATTGCATTGACATCTTTGAAGCTGCGGTTCAATTGCTTCCGTATCCTGTTCCACGTACTTATGTACTATACGGGGACGGGAAGAGAAATCCTTCATATGACAACCTCATAGGTGAAGTTAATGCAAAT AGTTTCGATGTAGCTGTTGGAGATGTTACAATCATTACAAACAGAACCAAGTTTGTAGATTTTACGCAGCCATATATGGAATCAGGGCTTGTGGTGGTAGCTCCAGTGAAGGGGGCCAAGTCTAGTCCTTGGTCGTTCTTGAAGCCATTCACTATAGAGATGTGGGCTGTGACCGGCgccctttttctctttgttggaGCAGTCATTTGGATTCTTGAACACCGTTTTAACGAAGAATTCCGTGGACCTCCTAGGCGTCAAATCATTACTGTCTTCTG GTTTAGCTTCTCAACAATGTTCTTCTCTCACA GGGAGAACACAGTGAGCACGCTGGGGAG CTAA